In the Leptospira sp. WS4.C2 genome, one interval contains:
- a CDS encoding CDP-alcohol phosphatidyltransferase family protein → MQIEEKKAKDLFQDRIFTLSNFLSIFRVLLLPFFFQSTFDYAHDPANLRAFFASIFYATAAVFSDYLDGLFARLLHQETTLGRYLDPVCDKLVTLGGLFVVTIHFDFPSWILIVYFIREVLGVWLGGYLYLKRGLQGRPNWWGKFGVGIVAVSVIWYMSLPYFLQFGAPYEFLMYPVISAYVLLFVLTAGVIAYVVRYWNIVFHPESIELDPENKKQAKKYQKI, encoded by the coding sequence ATGCAAATCGAAGAAAAAAAAGCCAAAGACCTTTTCCAGGATCGAATCTTTACTCTATCCAATTTCCTATCTATATTTCGAGTATTGTTACTCCCGTTTTTCTTCCAAAGTACTTTCGACTATGCCCATGATCCGGCAAACCTTCGTGCTTTTTTTGCCTCCATTTTCTATGCAACGGCCGCTGTCTTCAGTGATTATTTGGATGGCCTCTTTGCTCGCCTTCTCCACCAAGAAACAACCCTCGGCCGTTACTTAGATCCGGTTTGCGACAAACTGGTAACACTCGGAGGACTCTTTGTTGTCACCATTCATTTTGATTTCCCCAGTTGGATCCTCATTGTCTATTTTATCCGCGAAGTTCTAGGAGTTTGGCTTGGTGGGTATTTGTATTTAAAACGAGGATTACAAGGACGACCGAACTGGTGGGGAAAATTTGGCGTGGGGATCGTAGCAGTATCTGTAATTTGGTATATGTCTTTGCCTTACTTTTTGCAATTCGGCGCACCTTATGAATTTTTAATGTATCCTGTGATCTCCGCTTATGTTTTACTTTTTGTTCTCACTGCTGGTGTGATTGCTTATGTGGTTCGGTATTGGAATATTGTTTTCCATCCAGAATCAATCGAATTGGATCCAGAAAATAAAAAACAAGCAAAGAAATACCAAAAGATTTAA
- the fliG gene encoding flagellar motor switch protein FliG, translating to MKPENPTSATPGVRKAALLLLSLGKERAADVLKHLDDAMLEAVILEMSKIRSISKEEREVILKEFHNTIEDLNETTSGGLSTAKSLLEHTVGTEKANVILKKIHKEETKNDFEFLNQVDPGVLQGMLGTESPQIIAVTLSHLDPKKAADVLKLFPKPEQAKIAVRLATTSKTHPDVIQNIARILKKRYEERDKQEYSEAGGAHVLANILNFMEKGAEETILSELEETSPDVADQVREKLYTFEDILSLDNKEMRILINRLADDTSISLAIRGAGDEIRKKFLNNMSQNRAEDILDILDMKPRVTLREINEARSKIVQVARVLEEENQILFKKEKEEYIE from the coding sequence ATGAAGCCTGAGAACCCCACATCCGCCACTCCTGGCGTAAGGAAAGCCGCCCTACTCCTTTTATCCCTGGGCAAAGAGAGGGCCGCCGATGTTCTCAAACACTTAGATGATGCCATGCTCGAAGCGGTGATTTTGGAGATGTCTAAAATCCGATCCATTTCCAAGGAAGAACGAGAAGTCATCCTAAAAGAATTTCACAATACCATAGAAGATTTAAATGAAACCACTTCGGGTGGGCTTTCCACGGCCAAATCCCTTTTGGAACATACGGTGGGCACGGAAAAAGCCAATGTGATTTTAAAGAAGATCCATAAAGAAGAAACAAAAAATGATTTTGAATTTTTGAACCAAGTGGATCCGGGTGTTTTGCAAGGGATGCTTGGGACGGAATCCCCTCAAATCATTGCCGTGACACTCTCACATCTAGATCCCAAAAAAGCTGCCGATGTTTTGAAACTTTTTCCCAAACCAGAGCAGGCAAAAATTGCCGTACGTTTGGCAACCACATCCAAAACGCATCCCGACGTAATTCAAAACATTGCGCGTATCTTAAAAAAACGATACGAAGAAAGAGACAAACAGGAATACTCCGAAGCCGGTGGAGCTCACGTCCTTGCAAACATTCTGAACTTTATGGAAAAAGGGGCAGAAGAAACCATCCTCTCCGAATTGGAAGAAACCTCCCCCGATGTGGCCGACCAAGTGCGAGAAAAACTCTATACCTTTGAAGATATCCTTTCCCTTGATAATAAGGAAATGCGAATCCTGATCAACAGGCTTGCTGATGATACTTCCATATCTCTTGCCATCCGTGGTGCTGGGGATGAAATTCGAAAAAAATTCCTAAACAATATGAGTCAAAACCGAGCAGAAGATATTTTAGATATCCTAGATATGAAACCTCGGGTCACCTTACGAGAGATCAACGAAGCAAGAAGTAAGATTGTGCAAGTGGCTCGCGTGTTAGAAGAAGAAAATCAAATTCTATTTAAGAAAGAAAAAGAAGAATATATTGAATGA
- a CDS encoding pyruvate dehydrogenase complex dihydrolipoamide acetyltransferase, producing the protein MAKIQEMTQLSPTMEEGTIVKWLKQEGDSVSPGDIIAEVETDKAVMEMEAFETGVILKILHTEGAKLKVGEALAVIGKPGEDINSLLASIPARTTAAPSPTPNAVKPKEDTNPPTKNPIPETKAEPVAVSPGKETNTVTSQPKLQTPNSKENGASATVSANRGTLRVLASPLAKSIAIEHGIDLHTVIGTGPEGRITKNDVLDTLNKGTSSSSSYAKINQSDEVVTLNGMRKTIAKRLTESKQNLPHFYLNVDVNAKAMESFRADLLEFQKHLDPEKQVKVSLNDIIVKATAASLRLHPKVNASFQGDSILQFGRVDVGIAVSLDGGLLTPVIRNADGKSILEISREVKELAKKARERKLKPEEFSNGTFTISNLGMYGISRFTAIINEPESAILAVGSVEEKPVVENGSVVAGRVLSLTLSCDHRVIDGAVGAEFLKTLKTLLERPSLIAGIV; encoded by the coding sequence ATGGCAAAGATCCAAGAAATGACCCAACTTTCCCCCACGATGGAGGAAGGAACCATAGTGAAGTGGTTGAAACAAGAAGGAGATTCCGTATCTCCCGGTGACATCATTGCGGAAGTGGAAACAGACAAGGCCGTGATGGAAATGGAAGCCTTTGAAACCGGAGTGATTTTAAAAATCCTACATACTGAGGGCGCCAAACTTAAAGTAGGTGAAGCACTTGCCGTGATTGGAAAACCAGGCGAAGACATTAACTCTCTGTTAGCTAGTATTCCGGCAAGAACTACTGCAGCACCAAGTCCAACCCCGAATGCAGTGAAACCTAAGGAAGATACAAATCCACCCACGAAAAATCCAATCCCAGAAACAAAGGCAGAGCCGGTAGCAGTTTCCCCAGGAAAAGAAACAAACACTGTTACTTCCCAACCAAAACTGCAAACGCCGAACTCAAAAGAAAACGGTGCGAGTGCAACTGTTTCCGCTAACCGTGGGACTTTACGAGTTCTTGCTTCCCCTTTGGCTAAGTCCATTGCCATTGAACATGGAATCGACCTACATACAGTGATTGGAACCGGTCCCGAAGGTCGAATCACAAAAAATGATGTACTCGATACATTGAACAAAGGAACCAGTTCCAGTTCGTCCTATGCCAAAATCAATCAATCGGATGAAGTGGTCACTCTGAATGGAATGCGTAAAACCATTGCCAAACGCCTCACCGAATCCAAACAAAACCTCCCCCATTTTTATTTGAATGTGGATGTAAATGCCAAAGCTATGGAATCTTTCCGAGCCGATCTTTTGGAATTCCAAAAACATTTAGATCCAGAGAAACAAGTAAAGGTCAGCCTAAATGATATTATTGTGAAAGCCACTGCCGCAAGCCTCCGGCTTCACCCCAAAGTAAATGCCAGTTTCCAAGGGGATTCGATTTTACAATTTGGGCGAGTGGATGTAGGGATTGCCGTCTCGCTCGATGGAGGGCTTTTAACACCTGTCATACGAAATGCAGATGGGAAATCAATTCTAGAGATTTCTCGGGAAGTGAAGGAACTCGCCAAAAAAGCAAGGGAACGAAAACTGAAACCGGAAGAATTTTCGAACGGAACCTTTACCATATCGAATTTAGGAATGTATGGGATCAGTCGGTTTACAGCCATCATCAACGAACCGGAGAGTGCCATCCTTGCGGTAGGTTCTGTGGAAGAAAAACCCGTGGTAGAAAATGGGTCTGTGGTGGCGGGAAGAGTTTTGTCTCTGACCCTTTCTTGCGACCACCGAGTGATCGATGGTGCCGTCGGGGCCGAATTCCTAAAAACCTTAAAGACTCTTCTGGAACGTCCGAGTCTGATTGCGGGTATTGTTTGA
- a CDS encoding pyruvate dehydrogenase complex E1 component subunit beta, with translation MAILTYREALNRAMVEEMEKDPLIYLMGEEVGHYQGAYKVSQGMLAKFGEERVIDTPISENGFAGIGVGSAMVGLRPIIEFMTWNFSLVAIDQIINSAAKINYMSGGQFPMPIVFRGAGGVGGRLGAQHSQAFESWYAHCPGLKVVCPATPKDAYGLLKSSIRDNNPTIFIESEVLYGSKGEVPEQEFTIPIGLGEIKRKGTDITLVTWSRALVFAEEAAVLLEKEGISVEIVDLRSLRPLDENLIYESVKKTNRAIVVEEGWPVAGFGAQIAYLIQKNAFAYLDHPVERVTQMDVPMSYAANLERMSLPNATRVADTIREMLQ, from the coding sequence ATGGCCATACTTACGTATAGAGAAGCATTGAACCGTGCCATGGTTGAGGAAATGGAAAAAGATCCGTTGATTTATTTAATGGGAGAAGAAGTAGGCCACTACCAAGGGGCTTATAAAGTTTCCCAAGGAATGCTCGCAAAGTTCGGAGAGGAACGTGTCATAGACACCCCCATTTCTGAAAATGGATTTGCGGGAATTGGAGTGGGTTCCGCCATGGTGGGTCTACGTCCGATCATTGAGTTTATGACTTGGAACTTCTCTCTCGTTGCCATTGACCAAATCATCAATTCCGCTGCAAAAATCAATTATATGAGTGGGGGCCAATTTCCTATGCCGATTGTCTTTCGAGGCGCCGGTGGTGTGGGTGGAAGGCTCGGTGCCCAACACTCACAAGCCTTTGAATCTTGGTATGCGCATTGTCCGGGACTTAAAGTGGTATGTCCTGCCACCCCAAAAGATGCGTATGGATTACTCAAATCTTCCATTCGGGACAATAACCCAACCATCTTTATTGAATCAGAAGTGTTATATGGTTCAAAAGGAGAAGTCCCCGAACAAGAATTTACCATTCCAATTGGACTTGGGGAAATCAAACGAAAAGGAACAGACATTACTCTGGTTACTTGGTCAAGAGCCCTTGTGTTTGCTGAAGAAGCAGCTGTCCTCTTAGAAAAAGAAGGAATCTCTGTAGAAATAGTCGATCTTCGCAGTTTACGCCCGTTAGATGAAAATCTCATCTATGAATCGGTTAAAAAAACAAACCGGGCCATCGTCGTCGAAGAAGGTTGGCCTGTCGCAGGATTTGGAGCCCAGATTGCTTACCTCATCCAAAAAAATGCCTTCGCTTATTTGGACCATCCCGTCGAACGAGTGACACAAATGGATGTACCTATGTCTTACGCTGCGAACTTAGAACGAATGAGTTTGCCCAATGCAACAAGAGTTGCCGATACCATCCGCGAGATGTTGCAGTAG
- the pdhA gene encoding pyruvate dehydrogenase (acetyl-transferring) E1 component subunit alpha, with translation MVSSVPKDSQSVSELKEFYRQMVLIRKFEEAAAKAYSVGKIGGFLHLYIGQEAVGVGSIAALTPKDYIVSTYRDHGHALARGLNPKPLMAELFGKGTGISKGNGGSMHFFDRNAHFMGGHGIVGGHISLAAGIAFASKYKKEDSVTICFFGEGAANIGSFHEGLNLAAIWKLPVVFICENNHYAMGTPEYRALAVKDVSVRAYAYDMARDHIEGDEVRKVKDHVQVAVERARRGEGPTLIEVSTYRFRGHSMSDPAKYRTKEELDAYKKKDPLMRARHELELGGIKIEELDKMDLEIQTQIDEAYEYAETSPEPPLSQLHKYVYAEDK, from the coding sequence TTGGTTTCTTCTGTCCCAAAAGACTCACAATCTGTGAGCGAGTTGAAAGAGTTCTACAGACAAATGGTACTTATACGAAAGTTTGAGGAAGCCGCTGCCAAAGCCTATAGTGTAGGTAAGATTGGTGGTTTTTTACATTTGTACATCGGTCAAGAAGCTGTTGGGGTTGGTTCAATAGCAGCCCTCACCCCCAAAGACTATATTGTTTCCACCTACAGAGACCACGGCCATGCTTTGGCAAGGGGCCTAAATCCAAAACCTCTAATGGCCGAGTTATTTGGTAAAGGAACTGGAATCTCAAAAGGTAACGGTGGTTCCATGCACTTCTTTGATCGTAACGCTCACTTTATGGGAGGACACGGAATTGTAGGAGGGCATATCTCTCTTGCTGCCGGGATTGCCTTTGCTTCTAAATATAAAAAAGAAGATTCTGTTACCATTTGTTTTTTTGGGGAAGGTGCTGCCAATATTGGTTCCTTTCATGAAGGTTTAAACCTTGCTGCCATTTGGAAACTCCCAGTAGTTTTTATTTGTGAAAACAACCATTATGCGATGGGTACTCCCGAATACCGTGCACTTGCCGTCAAAGATGTTTCTGTCAGAGCTTATGCTTATGACATGGCTCGTGATCATATCGAAGGGGATGAAGTGAGAAAGGTAAAAGACCATGTGCAAGTGGCTGTGGAACGAGCTCGTCGCGGCGAAGGCCCCACTCTCATTGAAGTTTCTACCTATCGTTTCCGTGGTCATTCCATGTCTGACCCAGCCAAATACAGAACCAAAGAAGAATTGGATGCTTATAAAAAGAAAGACCCCCTCATGCGTGCCAGACACGAACTAGAGTTAGGTGGGATTAAAATAGAAGAATTAGATAAAATGGATTTAGAAATCCAAACCCAAATTGATGAGGCCTATGAGTATGCGGAAACCTCACCCGAACCTCCTCTTTCTCAACTACACAAGTATGTGTATGCGGAGGACAAATAG
- the fbp gene encoding class 1 fructose-bisphosphatase: MNATPKQKKLISLSQFILEEQLKIPHASGEFSALLSHLVYAAKIVGREVRKAGLLDDILGATEDTNVQGETQMKLDQYADNAFNQSLKICGHLCVLASEEHENIIPIPGGYNIGKYTMAIDPLDGSSNIDTNVSIGTIFSIHQRLEPNSKEPGTEKDLLQQGHLQRCAGYIIYGSSTMLVLSTGKGVSGFTLDPSVGEFLLSHPNMKMPESGDIYSANEGNASYWSPEVQDYLQKIKSIEGGKKPKTARYIGSLVADFHRNLLKGGIFLYPNDTKSSKYPNGKLRLLYEAAPMAFIAEQAGGMAVTVKGERILDLNPKDLHERTTLIIGSKKEVEEFLTFVPKG; the protein is encoded by the coding sequence GTGAACGCAACACCGAAACAAAAAAAACTCATCTCTCTATCGCAATTCATTCTAGAAGAGCAACTCAAAATCCCTCATGCCTCCGGAGAATTTTCAGCCCTACTCAGCCACCTAGTTTATGCCGCCAAAATTGTAGGCCGAGAGGTCCGAAAAGCAGGACTTTTGGACGATATCCTGGGTGCCACAGAAGACACCAACGTTCAGGGTGAAACCCAAATGAAATTGGACCAATACGCGGACAATGCCTTCAACCAGTCCCTAAAGATCTGTGGCCATCTTTGTGTCCTTGCCAGTGAAGAACACGAAAACATCATCCCCATTCCCGGCGGTTACAATATTGGAAAGTACACCATGGCAATTGATCCACTAGACGGATCCTCCAATATCGATACCAATGTTTCTATCGGAACCATCTTTTCCATCCACCAACGTTTAGAACCCAACTCCAAAGAACCGGGGACGGAAAAAGACCTCCTCCAACAAGGCCATTTGCAACGTTGTGCTGGGTATATCATCTATGGCTCTTCTACTATGCTCGTTCTTTCCACAGGAAAGGGAGTTTCTGGTTTCACCTTAGATCCCAGTGTGGGCGAGTTTTTATTGTCACACCCCAATATGAAAATGCCAGAGTCAGGGGATATCTACTCTGCGAATGAAGGAAACGCTTCTTATTGGTCCCCCGAAGTGCAAGACTACCTACAGAAAATCAAATCCATTGAAGGTGGAAAAAAACCAAAAACGGCCCGTTATATTGGCTCGCTTGTTGCGGATTTCCATAGGAACCTACTCAAAGGAGGGATTTTCCTCTATCCTAACGATACGAAATCATCTAAATACCCGAATGGCAAACTTCGGTTGTTGTACGAAGCGGCCCCCATGGCATTCATTGCAGAACAGGCCGGTGGAATGGCGGTGACTGTGAAGGGAGAACGAATCCTCGACCTAAATCCCAAAGACCTTCATGAAAGAACAACGCTCATTATTGGAAGTAAAAAGGAAGTAGAAGAATTCCTTACATTTGTTCCCAAAGGATAA
- the rpsU gene encoding 30S ribosomal protein S21 — protein MTPQVGIYLKEGESIEAALRRFKRDCANAGIMSEIKRREYFEKPSVVKKKAVEAAKRKRDKKKRLFAKKDKL, from the coding sequence ATGACCCCACAAGTAGGGATTTATTTAAAAGAAGGGGAATCGATCGAGGCTGCGCTTCGAAGGTTCAAAAGAGATTGTGCAAACGCTGGTATCATGAGCGAAATCAAACGTAGAGAATACTTTGAAAAACCAAGCGTTGTGAAAAAGAAAGCTGTTGAAGCTGCGAAACGCAAACGAGACAAAAAGAAAAGACTATTCGCTAAAAAAGATAAACTTTAA
- a CDS encoding GatB/YqeY domain-containing protein, with amino-acid sequence MTLQETINTDLKTALKAKDETVLGTLRLLKAEIQYELTKTGASELTDTAVMQILKSNFKRRKDTAVEYDKANRPDLSSKEIQEAEVISRYIPEEVSDEEISKAVAEAIGELNASGAQDMGKVMGKVMAKFKGQNIDGSKVSSLAKQALSAR; translated from the coding sequence ATGACCCTTCAAGAGACGATCAATACCGATCTAAAAACGGCGTTAAAGGCCAAGGATGAAACCGTCCTGGGGACTTTGCGTCTTTTGAAAGCGGAAATTCAATATGAATTAACCAAAACCGGTGCTTCCGAGCTGACGGATACTGCTGTGATGCAGATCCTCAAATCCAATTTCAAACGCAGAAAGGACACGGCAGTCGAATATGACAAAGCCAATCGTCCCGATCTATCAAGCAAAGAAATTCAGGAAGCAGAAGTCATCTCTCGTTATATTCCAGAAGAAGTCTCCGATGAAGAAATCTCCAAGGCAGTTGCAGAGGCCATTGGGGAATTGAATGCTAGCGGAGCCCAGGATATGGGAAAGGTGATGGGTAAAGTTATGGCAAAATTTAAAGGACAAAATATAGACGGCTCCAAGGTATCTTCCCTCGCAAAACAAGCACTTAGCGCCCGTTAA
- the dnaG gene encoding DNA primase, translating to MNPYQSFKERVRREVSIDSYINRFVPLRRMGRNLVGICPFHNEKTPSFNVNSEGGFYHCFGCKASGDLFRFVMDYQKVDFLKSLEILSDYSGIPLVERTKEEEESDRKKEALYQISQKALEYFQRNLNTSAGEVALKYLESRGLYAEDIKVFKIGFGLPGFGNLRQDLFKTEAEVKLGEQLGLLKRQDQNRDPYDFFRSRIMFPVIDTKARVIAFSGRILGESEEAKYINSPNSLIYDKSRTFYNLNLAQDSIRKTREAVIVEGVFDAIGLFRKGIEFVVAPLGTGFTEGHVRILKNMADKVYLMMDSDKAGTKGAFRAVNLLSKEGVSVKVCHIPEGKDPFDYSLHHNKQEIRDLLEAAAPASQFMIREVLGGAGPSSLAEEKQASVKKLFEFLRPMEKEIDKQVYLEEGARQLGLSFSSLFQDFRGKPGVTSTPSVVDTKKERTQAKPGKVSSILVCERKMIAMLIQNLELFSFADDLLGLEFRDEVSAFLWDYLYTKYLQNENLTAAEILSREEIPSEYLGMIAEHFTADDSTSPGTFKGMFLYHADLLDDARMEELVKEMAKPDLTIEEKNNFLSELSLLKSEKNKRSVYLRTIQTLEV from the coding sequence GTGAATCCTTACCAAAGTTTTAAAGAAAGAGTTCGCAGAGAAGTCTCCATTGACTCATACATCAATCGATTTGTACCCTTACGTCGTATGGGGAGAAATCTTGTGGGCATCTGCCCATTCCATAATGAAAAAACACCCTCCTTCAATGTAAACTCAGAAGGTGGGTTTTACCACTGTTTTGGATGTAAAGCCTCTGGTGATTTATTTCGATTTGTGATGGACTACCAAAAGGTAGACTTTCTCAAATCTTTAGAAATCCTTTCTGATTATTCTGGCATTCCTCTTGTAGAAAGAACCAAAGAAGAAGAAGAGTCCGATCGTAAAAAAGAAGCTCTCTACCAAATTTCTCAAAAAGCCTTAGAATACTTTCAAAGAAATCTAAATACCAGTGCTGGTGAAGTGGCACTTAAATATTTAGAATCTCGCGGGTTATACGCTGAAGACATAAAAGTTTTTAAAATTGGATTTGGTCTTCCTGGATTTGGAAATTTACGCCAAGATTTGTTTAAAACAGAAGCCGAAGTGAAGTTAGGTGAACAGTTGGGTTTACTCAAACGCCAAGACCAAAATAGAGATCCTTATGATTTCTTTCGCAGTCGCATTATGTTTCCGGTGATTGATACCAAGGCCCGTGTGATTGCCTTTTCTGGAAGAATCTTGGGCGAATCAGAAGAAGCAAAATACATCAATAGCCCGAACTCTCTCATCTATGACAAAAGCCGTACGTTTTATAATTTAAATTTAGCACAAGATAGCATTCGTAAAACGAGAGAAGCCGTGATCGTCGAAGGTGTGTTTGATGCCATTGGACTCTTTCGCAAAGGGATTGAGTTTGTTGTCGCTCCTCTCGGAACCGGATTTACGGAAGGGCATGTTCGTATATTGAAGAATATGGCGGATAAAGTGTACTTAATGATGGATTCTGATAAAGCAGGAACCAAAGGTGCATTTCGGGCTGTGAATCTACTTTCGAAAGAAGGGGTGAGCGTTAAGGTCTGCCATATTCCAGAAGGAAAAGATCCTTTTGATTATTCCCTCCATCACAACAAACAAGAAATCCGTGATTTACTCGAAGCTGCGGCACCAGCATCTCAGTTTATGATCCGGGAAGTTCTCGGTGGAGCAGGACCTAGTTCCCTTGCCGAAGAAAAACAAGCCAGTGTCAAAAAACTCTTCGAATTCCTAAGGCCAATGGAAAAGGAAATCGACAAACAAGTCTATTTAGAAGAGGGTGCACGCCAACTCGGGCTTTCGTTTTCTTCACTTTTTCAGGACTTTCGTGGCAAACCAGGTGTAACTTCGACCCCCTCCGTGGTCGATACTAAGAAGGAAAGAACACAGGCCAAACCGGGAAAAGTTTCCTCCATTTTGGTTTGTGAACGAAAGATGATCGCCATGCTCATTCAGAATTTGGAACTTTTTAGTTTCGCTGATGATTTGCTTGGTCTTGAGTTTCGGGATGAGGTATCTGCCTTTCTTTGGGACTATTTATATACTAAGTATTTGCAGAATGAGAACCTAACAGCTGCAGAAATTCTTTCGAGGGAAGAGATTCCTTCGGAATACCTGGGAATGATTGCCGAACATTTTACGGCCGATGATTCGACAAGCCCAGGAACGTTTAAAGGGATGTTTCTTTACCATGCGGATTTGTTGGATGACGCG